In a single window of the Acyrthosiphon pisum isolate AL4f chromosome X, pea_aphid_22Mar2018_4r6ur, whole genome shotgun sequence genome:
- the LOC103308703 gene encoding putative nuclease HARBI1: MEDLMEFINFIEFVEEPTPRRYLRDLENPLEFFSDLEFYKRYRFSKETVVDVLLDLISNIDYSTKRGLPIPPILQLLIALRFYASSNFQIVSGDIRGINQATVSRIIKRVSMSLASQFKHYINFPNTAEEWRLIQEQFYKMYKMPGIGGCIDCTHIKIQNPGGPDGEVFRNRKGYFSLNVQAICGPSMEFLDLVVRWPGSYHDSFIFNGSYAKKHFSENTHGVKLLGDGGYACKSYLFTPLRNPTTAPERKYNKAQIRTRNIIERTFGLWKRRFSCLRRSLANAPQTIVNIIITCALLHNMAQKYNTRDDDSHSEEEEEEEGEDRLTFPVEDIQNNIIADATRTAYILRHFN, from the exons ATGGAGGATTTAatggaatttattaattttattgaatttgttgAAGAACCTACACCAAGAAGGTATTTAAGGGATTTGGAAAATCCATTAGAATTTTTTTCGGATTTGGAATTTTATAAAAGATACAG gtTTTCCAAAGAAACAGTAGTAGATGTTTTATTGGACCTGATTTCAAATATAGATTATTCGACCAAACGAGGTTTACCAATTCCTCCGATCCTCCAGCTTCTAATTGCTTTAAGATTTTATGCATCATCAAATTTCCAG ATAGTTAGTGGTGATATCAGAGGAATAAACCAAGCAACTGTATCTCGGATAATTAAAAGAGTTTCTATGAGTTTGGCAAGCCAATTCaaacattacattaattttCCAAATACAGCCGAGGAATGGAGATTAATACAGGAgcagttttataaaatgtataaaatgccAGGCATTGGCGGATGCATAGACTGCACCCATATTAAAATACAGAATCCTGGTGGGCCAGATGGTGAAGTTTTTAGAAATCGAAAAGGATATTTTTCTCTGAACGTTcaa gctATTTGTGGACCATCAATGGAATTCCTAGATTTGGTAGTTAGATGGCCAGGAAGTTACCacgatagttttatttttaatggcaGTTatgcaaaaaaacatttttctgaaaatactcATGGAGTAAAATTGCTGGGAGACggtg GATATGCATGCAAGTCATATTTGTTTACACCACTGCGTAATCCAACAACAGCTCCAGAACGCAAGTACAACAAAGCACAAATAAGGACTAGGAACATCATTGAAAGAACTTTTGGACTTTGGAAAAGAAGATTTTCATGTTTGAGGAGAAGTCTGGCTAATGCTCCACAgacaatagttaatataataatcacgtGTGCATTACTTCACAACATGGCTCAGAAGTATAACACACGTGATGATGACTCGCATagcgaagaagaagaagaagaagaaggcGAGGACAGACTTACATTTCCAGTGgaagatattcaaaataatataattgccgACGCTACAAGAACTGCATACATTTTGAgacatttcaattaa